The genomic stretch TCATTACCTTTAACAGCTTCGCAATAAACACGGCAGCTTCTGCGCGGGTGGTTAATTGCTTAGGAGCAAAGCGATTTTGTCCCACACCGCTTATAAGTCCTGCTTTAACACCTGCTGCAACATACGGAACTGCCCATGCGGGAACAGAATCTTTATCTGTGAAGGAGAGGGAGGCATTGTTATTTACCGTCAGCCCTGCTGCACGAACCATCCATGTCGTTATTTCTGAACGATTCAGTTGTTTACTTGCTCTAAATGTACCGTCTGTATACCCGTCTACAATCCCTGCTTCTACAGCTTGAGAGATATAGGGGGATGCCCAAGAAGGTATTTGCTTCGCATCCGTAAAGGAAAGTGAACTTGTTGTTTCCTTCATTTGTAGAGCGCGGCCTAGCATCGTAATAAATTCAGCACGATTGATGTGCGCATTTGGTTTAAACGTCTCATCTTGATAGCCTTTTATATATCCTACAGTGACACCAGACTGAATGGCACTCTCTGCCCAGTGACCAGAAATGTCTTTTAAAGAAACGACTGGCTTGGTGCTTGCGGCCGAGTCATTCTTGATGATTCCGAATTGATCTACAATGAAAGGCTTCGCTTCATTTTTATTTTGGTCGATTTCATAGGTGACTGCAGTAAGCTTATCTCCATCAACCTTTATACCGACAAAATTCTGTACTTGGCTGCGTTTTGGTCTGTCATTTTTATCTGGATCGGGTCCGTATATCGCCGCATGATGTTCTTCAGCCTTTTCAAACAGACGATAGTAGCTGTCTCCGAGTTCTTCGCTTTTATTTTTATAATAGACCTTCGGTCCCGCTGTCGCTGGAATCATGTAGATGCTGCCGTCTGGATTCACACTGTATTCAATCGTTTCGCCATTTAAGGTTTCTGTTATTTTCTCAGGAGAGGTTGCTTTTCCTTCCGAAGTGATCGGTTTCGTACGTGCATAGATATGATCATGCCCTTGCATAACAAAATCAATATCAAGCTCTGCCATGAGCGGAGCGATTTGGTTACGTACGCCATTAGCGCCCATAATATCCTCATCCGTTGCATGGTTAGAGGTAGTATAAGGGCCTTTATGGATATTCACAATAATCCACCTCGCTCCCGCTTTCTTCGCAGCAGCTGCGTCCTTCTTTAACCATTCCACTTGTTCTTTAGAAAAATTAGCATATTCGGCCGAATCTTCATTTGAGTTCAGCACGATAAAATGCGCATTACTGTAATCAAAAGAGTAATATGCTCCTGTTTCTGTAGCAGAGCCGTCAGGTTCGTTAATATGGAAGTGTTCATAAAAAGCATAGTTCTCGTCTTCATGATTCCCCGCAGAAGGAACAATCGTTGTCTGCAGCAAGCTATCTTGAGAATGACCTAAGAGCCAGTCCCACTGTTCTTCTTTTGTTCCTTTGTCTACTATATCACCGTTGTGAACGACAAACTGAGCGTCAGTAACGGTTTGAAGTGCTTTTTCAAGAGTCTCCGCTGATAAAATGGCTTCTTCTTCTGTTTTGGCTTGCGTATCCGCGATATCAATAAAAGTAAATGCACCGCTTTGAGGAGCGGTTTGGAAAATACCCGTTTTACTCCATATTCCTTGTTTCTTGTCACCTACCCGGTAGTAATACTTCGTATTTGCTTCAAGTTTTGAAGCCTCCGCTTTATGTACAAGCTCTTCTTGTGAGTTGGTGGATTCCGTAGAGGTGCCTGTAAAAGTGAGAGCTTTGTCAAAATCAGGCTCTGCCCCTGTTTTCTTGATCACCTGAACGGTACTGTCCGTAAGTTGTTTAGAAGTATACCAGGTAAACCCCTTTGAACTTGTTGTATCTCCATAAAAGGTGGTTGTTACTTTGCTGATGTGCTCATTTTGTAATGAACCTGCTTGTTCCAAAGATTCTGCGCTAGCCGGCAAGGCTGAAGGAATAGTGACCAAGCTAAGTACCAGAATAAACGATAACATAAATGCCGTTCCCTTTTTAAACATGTTAAACATGAAGTACACTCCTCTGTATGATGTATATGTCAAATCCGACATGACAAGCATAACAACCGTTTGTTAATTCTAAGGCTTGAGTTATAGCGTATTATGTTAAGTATCATCTAAAACATTAAACGAATGTAAAAATGCATATATGGGGGTGTGATCCCTTTATCTTGTCCAATTCAAAGAATCTATGGAATGATTCGTTTATTTTTTATGACGGATGTTAGAGGGAGAAGGATAACTTTTGCATAATATAATGATGTGATGACTATCATAACAAGCGAAAACAGGAGAGGGTGGATCAGAATGGGAGAACCTACTTTTCTTGAGACAGGTCATATGACGGAAGGATTTCCTATACGCGTGATTCATACGAGCAGGCAGTTTAATTTTGCTTCTCACTGGCATGAAGAAGTTGAAATGGTCGTCGTGAGGGGGAAACATGCGAAGATTAGAGTATATAACCGTCTTTATGAACTTGAGCAGGGGGATATCCTGATGATTAAACCGGGGGATGTACACTGTTTCTTGCCGGGTACAGATCAGCTTACCATTCTTTTATTTCGTCTAGAACTGATCACGGGAAGTTTTGCCGTCACAGAAGATACAAAGGAAATGGTCGAACTTTTTCATGAGACTACTTTCATACCTTCAACCCTCTGTTGTGAAAATAATCTGAGCTCCTATGTAGATACCTTATCCGATGAAAGCAACAAACAGCTGCCGGGATACCGCTTGTCCATGATTGCCAGGCTTTATGATCTTATTGTTCATTTAGTGCGCATAAAAACACTGGCTATTCAACCTTTTCACCCAGGGCGAGTGTGTTCACCTGCAAAGAAGTTTGAATTCATCGAATCGATCTGTGAGTACCTAGAAGAGCATTATGCAGAAAATATTAAGCTTGACCAGGTGGCGGAACATATCAAATTCAGTAAGTTTTATGTATGTACCTTGTTTAAAGAGCTTAAGGGAGTCACTTTAATGGAGTATTTGAATCATTTTCGCATTATCAAATCAGAATGGGCCTTACTTTTCAGTGAAGACTCTATTCTCGATATCTCCATAAGGCATGGATTTAACAATATCAACTCCTACAATCGGCTGTTTAAAAAATATAACCACTGCACTCCCACCGAATTTCGAAAAAAGCATCGTACAAAGATCACAACATATGAAGGATAATTCGCAATATCTGAAGAGAAAGACCTTCGTAAAATCACTATACTCTAATAAATTGTAAGCGTTTACTTTAAGGAAGGAGGGGGCAAATGAAGAAGAGGCTTAATCGAAAATATATCTCGGTTATTGCTATTCTCACTGCGGCAATGATGTTATCTGGATGCAGGGCCACAGGAGTGACCCATTCTAAACAAGAGGAGATTACCATTTGGAGCTTTACCGATGAAGCGGGTTATGCGATTGAGAAATTTGAAGAAAAGTATCCAGACATTAAAGTGAACTTCGTTAATATCCCCGGGACTTTCTATATTACGAAATTGAAATCGGCACTGCAGACCGCATCCAAAGCACCCGATGTCTTTATGATCGAGAATGCAAATATAAGAGAATTGATTGATGTGCCTTATTTAGAAAATTTATCCTCAGCACCATATGACGCAAATGAGCTTATTAAGGAGCAATACCCTTTTGTTCAGTCTAATGAAAAGGATAGCGAAGGAAACGTCAGGGCGATTGGTTATCAAGGTACACCAGGGGGGATCTATTACCGCAGAGATTTGGCCAAACAATATTTAGGGACAGATGACCCTGAAAAAGTCAGCCAGATGATCAGCACCTGGGAGGACATTTTTAAGATCGGAGAGCGGGTGCAGCAGGAAAGCGGCAATAAGGTGCATGCGCTGGCAAACTGGAATGCGATATCGAATTCATATGATGGTATTCCCTGGGTGAAGGATGGGAAATTCGTCATCGATGATACCTATATGAAGGTTCTGGATCTTGTGCGTGAAGCTCGTCAGCGCCGTGTGCTGGGGGAGTATGACGATGGAAGTGCCGGCTACGCTGCATCGATGCAAAAAGGTCAGGTTATGTTCTATCCAGGAGCCACCTGGGCACTGCAGTATACATTTAAGGCGAATGCACCGGATACAAAGGGACTATGGGGTCTCGCGCAGGGTCCATCTGCTTTTAGTTCAGGCGGTACGTACATTGCGATGTATAGCAAAAGTGATAAAAAGGATCTTGCCTGGAAGTTTATTGAGTTCTATAACTTTGATCGTGATTTTTTATCTGAACTCGCAAAAGAACAAGATTATTTTACTAGTAATATGGTTGTAAATGATGAACTGGCAAAAACGGTTACTTCTGATTATTTAGGAGGACAGAAACATTTTGAATTCTTCTCAGAGGCAGCGAAACAGGTGCCTGTGTATGAACGAACCAAATACGATAGGACCATTAACGCGGATATTTTTAAAATTGTACTTCCGTTGTATCTGAATAACGACATTCAGACCAAAGAAGAAGCAGTGAAGAGAATAAAAAGGGATGTGAAGTTACGATTTCCGGAACTTGAAGTTGATTAGATTTGAGATAAGGGCTAACCATTTCGGATGACGGGGGGTACCATTTATGTTTGCTAAGTCGATCCGCAAAGACCACTATGGTTACTATTTCATTGCACCATTCTTTCTTATTTTCCTCATGTTTGGCCTCTATCCTATTCTCTACTCTCTATATCTTAGTTTTACGAATTGGGACGGAATCACTTCCCCCGAGTTTGTCGGACTGGGTAACTATATAGCTGTTCTACAAGATCCGCTGTTTTATAAAACACTCTTTAACACGCTCTTTATCTGGGGAGTCTCCGTTGTTCCGCAGCTTACCGTTTCTCTTGTGCTTGCCTTTATTCTGAACGACAAGCTACTCAAAGGGCGAGACATCTTCCGAGCCGTTTATTTCTTCCCGAACATTGTTACAGCTGCATCGCTGGGTCTGCTAGTAAGTCTAATCTTTGATTGGCAGTCTGGGGGGCTGAATCACTTTCTAGTTCAAGTGGGACTCATCGATGATCCAATCAATTGGAAGGATGACCCTTGGTTTATGCGCCTTATCGTTTCTTCCATTCTATTCTTTCAATATTTTGGGTACTCGATGGTCATCTATCTTGCCGGACTGCAAGGGATCGATCCTTCGCTGCAAGAAGCTGCGCAAATTGATGGGGCTGAGAAAAAACATATATTCTTTCATATCATCGTGCCGATGCTTCGTCCGATCATTCTTTTTCAGATTATTACGTCCATCATTGGAGGTATCCAAATTTTTGACCAGCCGTTTACACTCACGAATGGCTCAGGCGGCCCGGATCGTGCAGCGATGACAAGTATCATGTATCTCTATAACGTCGCATTCCAAAGCACTCGTTTTGGTTACGGAGCAGCCGTAGCCTTTTGTTTATTCGTCATCATCATTCTGTTATCAGCCGTATCCTTTATGATGACCAAGCGGAAGAGCAGTTCATAGGGAGGAGGGAAATCATATGCAATCGGCAAAAATGGCAGATCAGCCTATCGCTGTCCAGAAGCAAACCAACATGAAGAGTATGACTATAGGGAAAATACTTGTGTATTTCATTTTAGTGAGCCTCGCGATCATCTGTATCATCCCTTTTTATTTAATGCTCATCTATTCCACTCATAACAATGCAACAATCGCATCAACCTTTACTTTCCTTCCTGGACAGTTTCTTGTCGATAATTATCTAAACATGGCTTCTAAAATAAATATTTGGAAAGGATTCGCTAACAGCTTTTTCATTGCGGGAACTTCTACTGTACTTTCCTTATATATAGGGGCGCTTACCGCATATGGTTTTGCAAAGTATAAGTTTAAAGGACGTACCGGACTGTTCTTATTCCTGCTTGCTACGATGATGGTTCCAGGGCAGCTTGCTCTCATCGGAATGTATCGCTTGTTTAGTACACTTGGGCTTCTAGACAGCTATTTAGCCATTATCTTACCTGCAGCGGCGAATGCGTTTAATGTATTTTTTATCAAACAATTTATTGAAGGCAGTATACCCGATGAAATTATTGAATCTGCTCGTGTAGACAGCGCAGGGGAGTTTCGGACATTTAATCAGATTGTGTTACCGATTCTTGGGCCTGCTATTGCGGCACTAGGGATCTTCACGTTTATTGGATCATGGAATAACTTTCTCACACCGCTCGTTCTTCTTTTCTCCCTAGATAAATACCCGCTCCCTGTACTTGTTGCACTCGTGCAAGGATATTATGGAATGGACTATGGATTACTATATTTAGGTGTGGCCATCTCGATTGTACCTATTATCATTGTATTCTCTATCTTCTCAAAGCAAATTATAGGCAGCGTAGCGCTTGGGGCTGTGAAAGGATAGTTTAAGACATGAAGTTTAGGATATGAGATTAAAGACATGAGGATAAAGTTAAAAAATAAGCATAATAAAGTTTTAAAAAAAACATAGCAAAGCTACTCTGTCTAACTCCCAGGTGGCTTTGCTTTTTTGTGATGTGCAAGAGTACTCGCATTTGGGTGATATGTTAAGGGAATAGCACGAAACGAGTTTGCCGATGCAAACATACGTTCTGCACTCATTATAATCAAACTATAATCAAACCTTTTGAATCTAAATAGACGTTATCAGTGGGCGTTTAATAGCGTGGCGATACAAGAACGCTGCTGACAACAGCACCATGAAGAGTGCTTCATATCTATAATGCGTAATCGTAAGGGAGAAGGACGCTATAATTACCTTATATAACCTTTAAAAGGGGATTAAAGTTAAATTCAGACAAGAAAAGAGCTGAAAATGATCAAAAGTGCGGTTTTTACGAGTACCGAACATATGTTCTAAAGTGAGATTAGTATCAAAAACTATAGATAAAAGAGCTTAAAAACAGAAGATTTCTTATTTTTACATATCCAAAAGAGTGCGTATGAATAGAAGAATTAGACCACCAGAGAAGAAAAAGTGCTGTTTTATAGGACATAGAACATATGTTCTTAACCAGAAGATTTCAGCTTATATATACCTAAGGACAAAACATAGAAGCATGGGTAAATTTCAATGTAGTGGGAATGTAGATCGATGCAAAAAATCTCTAACCAAGTTTAAAGAAGTTTATCTTGACATGCATAGAACTCATCGTATACATTTGTATACAATAACATAACGTATACAAATGTATACGATAAGAAAAGGGAGGAAACTGCTCATGCGTGAAAGACAAGGACATGAAGGTAGACAGGGACGTAGAGATCATGAACATCGAGGTCAGCGAGGCCAGAAGGCATTTGATAAAGAGGGAAATAGAGATTTTAATGGGTCTCACCATAAAAAGGTCCAAACATTTCGGCGCGGAAGAGCGATTGCTTTTTTAGAGAAACTCCAAGTAAATCGTTCGACTTTACAGCGTCAGTTAGAAGATCCGCAATTGGAATCGATTAAACAAGTAATCAGCGGAGAACTGAAGGCAATTGAAATGGTGATGGATGATTTTATCCATATGTTTCAGCTTGATGTGACGGAAGGCAGTGTAGTTGATGCATCTGAAGAAGTTACCAAACCAGCAGAAGATGTCAATGAAGAAGGAACAAATCGGATATAATACAAAAGCATTATTAAAATTTTGGTTTACAGGAACCTTGGTTTACGGAACCTAGAAAAGTGAGTTAGAACTGCAGAACGTATTCGAAGGACCATTAATCATGTTCTATAAATTGTCTAGAGCGGGCAGTAGTTAATATGGAGTGCCGGGATTGTCTATATGACTTTTCGGTACTTTTTATTTTAGTAGGGTGATAATAGAGATCAATGTAATAAATAAGTGAACTTAATATATATTATGTTAACTATTTATAGGATTTATTTAGATTACCTCTACACATACCGTTGAATAATTTATTTTTAACCTGTAGATAACAAAGGGTTTAAAATCTGTTGTTGTATTACCAATATAATAAGAGTGGAAAGATAGGAATAGAAGATCTTGAATTGAGTTTAACGAGAATATATGGCTTCATTTCATAGGGGGGATTCAGAAGAGTGAATACGAAGACAAAAGATACAGTAGTCATTACACTGCTGGAAACAAGTGATGTGCATGGTCACATTTACCCAACAGATTATCGGGGGACAGGGAATATGCCGCTTGGTTTTGCGAAACTGTCTACAATCATTCGTAAGGAACGGGAAAAAGATCCGCATCTCTTGCTTATCGATAACGGTGATCTTTTGCAGGGAACTCCCTTCATGTATTACTATGCGAGATACGATAGAACAGGGATGCATCCAGCAACGAAACTGTTAAATCACCTTACATACGATGCAGCTGTACTTGGTAATCATGAATTCAATTACGGTTTAGAGCTGCTGATCAGTCATATGAAAGACGCCAGGTGTCCCTATTTATCTGCCAATATCGTAACAGAGTCCAGCGGTGAACCTGCATTCGGTCCGCCTTACCGTATATTTACGATGCAGGAAGGTGTCCGTGTTGCCGTACTCGGTATTACAACGCACTATGTTCCTAACTGGGAAGATTCGGCGAACATCCGGGGGCTAGAATTCAAAGATGCGTTAGCGTCTGCACAAGAGTGGATTACTCATATTCGCATTACCGAGCAGCCAGATGCAATCGTCGTCTGCTACCACGGAGGATTTGAATGTGATCCAGTCACCGGAAAAGCTACGGAACCTCTTACAGGGGAAAATCAGGGCTATGAGATGTGTATGCACCTTGAAGGGGTGGATGTACTGTTAACGGGACATCAGCATCGGCTTCTTGCCGGTGAATTAAATGGAGTATTGTATGCGCAGCCTGGTTCAGCTGGACAAGCGATTGCTAAAGTGGAACTTCAATTCGAACAGGATGTGGAGGGCAGATGGGAAATATGCGGTAAAAAGGCACAGCTCATACATGCAAGCGAAGCGGAAGCAGATCAGGAAGTGCTTTCACTTTTTGCTGAGGCAGAACGAAATACACAGGCATGGCTGGATCAGCCTATTGGCAGAGCGGAGGGCGACTTATCGATTCCCGATCCATTTACAGCTAGACAAAAGGATCATGCCTTCACTGAATTTATTAATCGAGTGCAGATGGAGGTCACAGGTGCGGCTATCTCCTGCACTTCTATTTTTACCAATAAGGCAAAAGGGTTCTCCGAACACATCACCATGCGTGACGTCGTATCGAACTATATCTATCCAAATACCCTGAAGGTACTTCTACTGACAGGCCGTGATATTCGGGATGCCCTGGAGCAGAACGCCCTTTACTTTACATTCGAGGAGAACGCCGGGCGATTACAAGTATCTAAGGGCTATCTAGAACCGAAACCGCAGCACTTTAATTATGACATGTGGGAAGGCATCGAATACGAACTGGATATCTCAAGACCCGAAGGGAGCCGTGTTAGTAAGCTGATGTTTAACGGTGCTCCTATGGACCTGGACGCTTCCTTTGAAGTGGTGATGAACAGTTACCGAGCGGGTGGAGGAGGCAACTTCAAAATGCTTATGGATAAACCTGTGATCCGAGAAATACCGACAGACATGACAGAGATTTTGGCTGATTATATCAGAAAGCGAAAGGTTATCTATGCATCATGTGATCACAACTGGCAGGTCGTCTTCTAAAAGAAAGACCGTTGAATCAATTTCATAACTCATTAAAATGATGAATTTGTAACTATATATAGACAAACAAAACCATTTTGATCTATATATACCCCTGATTAAAGCAACTAAAGGTATTATGAAATTGATTCCGTTATCTACTATTTCTACAAAAAAAGCTCCAATTCCATGGATTGAATGGGATGGGAGCTTTTTGCTGTATCATTTTCGAATAGCCACAAAACAACATAACCACATATCCACTATGTAACGATACTTACCCATGAATGAGTTTGGAGCGAAGACGATTGGATATCCATTCGATAAGCAAAATAAGAACCACTAAACCGATTAAGATCGAGCCGACCTGATTCCAACGATAGCTGTTCATCGCAAAGATCAGTGGGGCTCCAATTCCACCGGCGCCAACTAATCCAAGAATTGATGCTTCACGCATGTTCATGTCAAACCGATAGATCGTAACCGATAGGAATAAGGAGAACAGCTGCGGTAAGATGCCGAAGCGAATTTTTTCAAAGGTTGTACAGCCTAAGGAGGTCATTGACTCTAGTACTTTCTTATCCAGCTCTTCAATCGTGTCGACATAGAGTTTCGATAACATGCCGATCGAAGTCAGCCCTATGGTTAGCACACCTGTGAATGGTCCAGGTCCGGACACGCGAATGAACATTAACCCGTAAACCAGTGCTGGAATGGTTCGTATCATAATAAGGAGCAGTCTTGTGATCCATGCGACCGGTTTCGGTACAATATTGGAGGCCGCTAAAAAAGCGAGTGGAACAGATAGTACTGCACCTACAAGGGTACCTAAAAAAGCAATGGCTGCCGTTTGAATAAGTAAATAGATGATACCTTGTTTCGATAAGCTAAACAGCAGCTCTAGATCTGGACTGCCCAATCCTTTTAGGATGTTGAGGGCGATCACGAATCCATTCTGATTCATGTCTTTAAAGCTTACTGTATTTAAAGACCAGATGAACAGCATAAGCACAATCGCCGTAACGGTCAGCACATACCTGTGATTTCGAGGGGAAGCCAGCATTTGTCTTTCTATTGTTGTCATCCAATCAATCTCCTCAAGTTAACTTTTTTCTAAAATGCTCGCTGATGGTTTCAATTACATATACGGTGGCGATCAGCGACAAAATAATCATTCCGACTCTAGAATAATCTCGCCAGCCGATGTTCTCATGGATCAGCAGGCCAATTCCTCCAGCACCCACGTATCCGAGAATAGCCGCATATCGTACATTTCCCTCAAAACAAAATAAAGAAGTAGATAGATAACGAGAGAGTACCTGCGGAAATATCGCATATCGAAAAGCCTCCACACGGTTCATCCCAATCGATTCCATCGCTTCAAAAGCTCCCATATCGATGTTTTCGATCTGTTCATATACTAATTTACCGACATAGGAGAGCGTAAAGAGCATAATGGCCACCAGTCCTGCCATCGGACCTAAGCCGAACACATAGGTAGCGATCAGTGCCGTTACCAGCGTAGGGAGTGTTCTGAGCAGGCTGAGTATGATTTTACATACAGCTACGACGGATTTATTACGGATGACGTTAGAAGAAGCCATCATGGCGAAGGGAAGAGCCAGAGCAGCGCCAATAATAGATCCTAAGAATGACATTTGCAAGGTTGAAAACATTGCATCCAAAAGGTGAGGGAAGTAACTCCATTTAGGAGGAACCATCTCGCCTATAATCATAAAAAACTCATCTATCCGGTCAAAGAGCATTAAAATATTGAAATCAGTCAGTTCGGTAGATGTCACTGTTAGGGCGGCAAGGATCAAGATTATGAAGGGGAGCCGAGATCTTTTTTTCATGATGATTTTCCCGTTCGACAGAACCAGTTTTTTTGGAGGGAAGAGTTTATCATACATGTCCTGAAACCACCTCTAACGTAGATGCAACTTCTTCGTTATTCTCTTCAGAATCAGAGACATTTCCATAAATGTTGTTCAGAACTCGCTTTGACACCTCAGCAGGCGCACCATCAAATACAATTTCTCCTGCACGAACCCCGATAATACGGTTTGCATACTCCAAAGCGACCTCTACATGATGGATGTTCATAATCACGGAGATCTTCATGGTTTGATTAATTCTCTTGAAATCTTCCATCACGATTTTTGAAGTTACTGGGTCAAGAGAAGCGATCGGTTCATCCGCAAGGATGATATCTGGATTCTGAGCGAGTGTACGGGCAAGGGCGACCCGCTGCTGTTGTCCGCCGGATAGCTGGTCTACACGGATATAAGCCTTATCCAAAATCCCAACTTTATCTAAAGCCTCTAATGCCAGGAGCTTTTGTTCTTTCGTAAAAATGCCGGTCAGCTTACGCCATAGGGATAGATCCGGTACGAAGGAGACGAGTACGTTATTTATCACACTTATTCGATTGACAAGATTAAAAGATTGAAAAATCATCCCAATTCTTCTTCGAAAACGGCGAATTTGTTTGCCGCGTAACTTCGATACATCTACATGGTCTACTAGTAACTGCCCATCGGTTATGTCGTGCATCCGATTAATACATCTGATCAGTGTCGACTTGCCGGCGCCGGATAAACCAATGACGGCTACAAATTCTCCTTGTTCAATCTTTAGATTTATGTTGCTTAGAGCCGTTGTGCCGTTTGGGTATGTCTTTTGAACATTCTTAAATTCGATCATGGAAAAACTCCAATCTTATAGTCTTCAGCTGCCAAGCAGAAAAGGAGAACATCTTAAAAATCACGATGCTCTCGCTTTTTTAGCTACTTACCTACCTAGAAGATTTATAATCTACTATTTTTTCATTTCTCTAATCACTTCTTGCGCTTTTCTTTCTGCATCATAGTCTGATGATTGTGCTGCTTGGTAACCTTCATGGCTGTAGACCGCAATTACTTTTTTACCTTCTTCCGTTTGTGCGATGGAGATAAAAGCATTTTGAAGAGCTTTTTTGAAATCATCGGTTATGATAGGGCTGTTTTTACTAACGCTGATCGTGTCATTGTATATTCCATCCGTTACGGCGATTACATTGGTTTCATCCCAAATCGAGCCAGGGCGACTAAATTCATTTGTCCATTGTTCGCTGTAGTCACGTCTTGCATCTGCGAAGGCGACAATAACATCGACTTGTTCAGCTGCTAGACGGGCAAAGGAGCTGCCGTATGAGTCCGATGTAACCACGTGTGCTAGATCGGTAATGCTTTTATTAAAGTTTTCTTGAAGCCATAGCGTAGGGTAAATATATCCAGCAGAAGAGGAGGTAGACATCACGGCCCAATTCGCATCGTTTATATCTTCCCATGTCAGACTTTTGCCTTTGTTAACTTTCTCAGCTAATGCCTGTCCTTTAGCGGAAGGACCTGCGATGAATAGGGAGCGATAATACGTTGCCTGGTCAGTTGTCGGTTCCGTTGGCTTGTTATCGTTCCAGTCTTTAGGTGATTCCGAATCGTTAGATAATCCTGCTCGTGTTGCCGTTAAAATAACGTCAGCTCCGTCATCGTATAGAGCATAAGTTCCTCCGGGTACAAATCCGATATCTGTCGTGCCTGCGGTCAAAGCTTCACCTACAGCTTCATATGTAGTGCCTACATCAATGCTGATTTCTCCAACATTAAAACCTTCCGCTGCTAGTTGTGTTTTTAGTAAGTCTTTTAGCGGATCCGTTGCTGTAATAATATCCTCTGGATCTTTGGATGGAACAAAGCTAATTCGGAGCTTCTCAATCTCCTTTGATTCAGCACCTTTGTCACTCGATGTTTCATTGTTATCCGCATCTGACGAAGAAGAGGATAGGGTAGATGTGTTTTGCGGTGAACTGCTGCCACTATTTCCACAACCTGCGATCAGCGCCATGACTAAAGTGAATAACGTGAAAAGCATGATTCTTTTTTTCAATTCATTACCCCCGATTATATTTGTAATTTTCAAAAGCGGACGGAAGACGCTCGCTATTGAAAGACAAACTCATTGTATAATCTTTTTGTTCGCGATTTATAAAGCTTGTGTCAAACCAATGATAAAATTTCTAGTCATATCATTGGTTTTGTCAAATAGGATGGATTATGATGTTTT from Paenibacillus polygoni encodes the following:
- a CDS encoding bifunctional metallophosphatase/5'-nucleotidase — its product is MNTKTKDTVVITLLETSDVHGHIYPTDYRGTGNMPLGFAKLSTIIRKEREKDPHLLLIDNGDLLQGTPFMYYYARYDRTGMHPATKLLNHLTYDAAVLGNHEFNYGLELLISHMKDARCPYLSANIVTESSGEPAFGPPYRIFTMQEGVRVAVLGITTHYVPNWEDSANIRGLEFKDALASAQEWITHIRITEQPDAIVVCYHGGFECDPVTGKATEPLTGENQGYEMCMHLEGVDVLLTGHQHRLLAGELNGVLYAQPGSAGQAIAKVELQFEQDVEGRWEICGKKAQLIHASEAEADQEVLSLFAEAERNTQAWLDQPIGRAEGDLSIPDPFTARQKDHAFTEFINRVQMEVTGAAISCTSIFTNKAKGFSEHITMRDVVSNYIYPNTLKVLLLTGRDIRDALEQNALYFTFEENAGRLQVSKGYLEPKPQHFNYDMWEGIEYELDISRPEGSRVSKLMFNGAPMDLDASFEVVMNSYRAGGGGNFKMLMDKPVIREIPTDMTEILADYIRKRKVIYASCDHNWQVVF
- the phnE gene encoding phosphonate ABC transporter, permease protein PhnE, producing MTTIERQMLASPRNHRYVLTVTAIVLMLFIWSLNTVSFKDMNQNGFVIALNILKGLGSPDLELLFSLSKQGIIYLLIQTAAIAFLGTLVGAVLSVPLAFLAASNIVPKPVAWITRLLLIMIRTIPALVYGLMFIRVSGPGPFTGVLTIGLTSIGMLSKLYVDTIEELDKKVLESMTSLGCTTFEKIRFGILPQLFSLFLSVTIYRFDMNMREASILGLVGAGGIGAPLIFAMNSYRWNQVGSILIGLVVLILLIEWISNRLRSKLIHG
- the phnE gene encoding phosphonate ABC transporter, permease protein PhnE — translated: MYDKLFPPKKLVLSNGKIIMKKRSRLPFIILILAALTVTSTELTDFNILMLFDRIDEFFMIIGEMVPPKWSYFPHLLDAMFSTLQMSFLGSIIGAALALPFAMMASSNVIRNKSVVAVCKIILSLLRTLPTLVTALIATYVFGLGPMAGLVAIMLFTLSYVGKLVYEQIENIDMGAFEAMESIGMNRVEAFRYAIFPQVLSRYLSTSLFCFEGNVRYAAILGYVGAGGIGLLIHENIGWRDYSRVGMIILSLIATVYVIETISEHFRKKLT
- the phnC gene encoding phosphonate ABC transporter ATP-binding protein, yielding MIEFKNVQKTYPNGTTALSNINLKIEQGEFVAVIGLSGAGKSTLIRCINRMHDITDGQLLVDHVDVSKLRGKQIRRFRRRIGMIFQSFNLVNRISVINNVLVSFVPDLSLWRKLTGIFTKEQKLLALEALDKVGILDKAYIRVDQLSGGQQQRVALARTLAQNPDIILADEPIASLDPVTSKIVMEDFKRINQTMKISVIMNIHHVEVALEYANRIIGVRAGEIVFDGAPAEVSKRVLNNIYGNVSDSEENNEEVASTLEVVSGHV
- a CDS encoding phosphate/phosphite/phosphonate ABC transporter substrate-binding protein — encoded protein: MKKRIMLFTLFTLVMALIAGCGNSGSSSPQNTSTLSSSSSDADNNETSSDKGAESKEIEKLRISFVPSKDPEDIITATDPLKDLLKTQLAAEGFNVGEISIDVGTTYEAVGEALTAGTTDIGFVPGGTYALYDDGADVILTATRAGLSNDSESPKDWNDNKPTEPTTDQATYYRSLFIAGPSAKGQALAEKVNKGKSLTWEDINDANWAVMSTSSSAGYIYPTLWLQENFNKSITDLAHVVTSDSYGSSFARLAAEQVDVIVAFADARRDYSEQWTNEFSRPGSIWDETNVIAVTDGIYNDTISVSKNSPIITDDFKKALQNAFISIAQTEEGKKVIAVYSHEGYQAAQSSDYDAERKAQEVIREMKK